From the Moorena sp. SIOASIH genome, the window TACTAGTAAAATAAAAACAAATTAATGTCAACATCAGTACATTGAGGTTCTGAATATGGCTAATGAAGGTGAAATGTTGGCTTCAACTGTGAACCATCAGCAATGGGTTTGTACCGTTTGTGGCTATAACATGATTGGTGAAATGCCTGATGTCTGTCCGTTCTGTAGAGCACGCCATGACAAATTCGTTACTTGGGATGAGGCAGAGCAAACCTATCGAGTGACCCCACACCAGATAAATAACTACGTTACACAATTGATTTCTGTGCCTCGTCTTGGTATGGAGCATGCTGCTTATCGCATTGAAACCGATAGTGGTGCGGTCTGGATTGATTGTCCATCAGCATTCAATCGAGACTTGGAGCCAGTAGAAGCTATTTACTTTACCCATAAGGATTTCATGGGTGCATCCAACCAGTATCGTGATTTATGGGATGCTAAAGTTTATCTCCACGTTAACGATGCTGAGCATCCACTTGTCCAGCAATTTCCGATTGACAACAAAATTTATGGTGACTTCACCGAGCATGGTATTGAAGCTTTCTATATTGGTGGGCATACACCGGGGTTCATGATATATGTCTATGACAAGGTCTTGTTTATTTGTGACTACGCCTTCCCTCCAGGGTCTAGTATGCAATTAAACCCCTTTGGACCAAAAGATAAAACCCGTAAACGTGCATCACGGATACTAGATATTCTTTCCGAGAGATCCCTTGAGGTTGTATGTGGCTTCAACTTTTTTACTGACTTCGATAGCTGGCGTGAGGATTTCAAGCACCTACTTGATACAGCTAGATAAATTCAATAAGTGGCGTTGCTTAATCATTCCATTATTAAGCAACGCCGAAATTAAAACCATTAACTATCTAGGATTAATAGCAGCAATTATCGATTTTAATCTGTTATTCCACATTGCAAACAGCATTTTGTAACTAGCAACTTTGGTTATTAAGCTGTTGCGCATTTAAATTGGTTATTATTCAGTCTCTTGATGCAGTCGCTCATGGGGGTTTCCCCCAAGACCGTAATGGTGCGTTTTCCGTAGGCGAATTAAATTCGCCACGGGTCGCACCTCTGCATCGCTTTGAAAAAAAACCGTCAAACCCTCTCCCCTGCTCTCCTGCTCCCCTGCTGTCAAAACAATAGAATTTAAATGAAAACCAGCTTACCTGGCTTTGAGGACGGCAATATCCCAAACAGAAGACGTGAAGACCGATCTATGGGATCCCACTGGGTTTTTTAGAATTGTGAACAGTTAGAGGAATGAGTGATTAGAGATGCAACCAAGTAACCCTAACCAGTTTACCGAAAAAGCCTGGGAAGCGATCGCACACACCCAAGATGTTGCTAAAGCCGGACGCCAACAACAAATCGAAACGGAACACTTGATGAAGGCGATGCTGGATCAAGATGGACTCGCTACCAGTATTCTGAACAAAGCGGAAGTCTCTGTGCAAGGGGTAAGGGAAGCAACGGAATCTTTTATCAAAAAACAACCTAAGGTTTCTGGGAATAGCGACTCGGTTTACCTAGGACGCAGCATGAATAGCTTGCTAGACCGAGCAGAGTCCTATCGTAAAGAATACCAAGACGATTATATCTCGATTGAGCATCTGATCCTCGCTTATCTGAAAGATGACCGCTTTGGTAAGTCATTATTCCAGAAGTTTAAACTAGATGAAAATAGGCTTAAACTTACCATTGCTGACATTCGAGGGAATCAGAAAGTGACCGACCAAAATCCAGAGGGCAAATACCAAGCACTGGAAAAATATGGACGTGATCTGACAGAGGCGGCGCGGGAGGGAAAGCTTGACCCAGTTATTGGCAGAGATGATGAAATTCGGCGCACGATTCAAATTCTCTCGCGCCGTACTAAAAATAACCCAGTGCTGATGGGGGAACCTGGTGTTGGGAAAACTGCTATTGCTGAAGGCTTGGCACAACGGATTATAGCCGGTGATGTGCCTCAATCCCTCAAAGACCGACAATTGATTGCTCTGGATATGGGCGCATTGATTGCTGGGGCTAAGTTTCGGGGAGAATTTGAAGAACGCTTGAAAGCGGTACTAAAAGAAGTTACCGATTCCCAAGGCAAAATTATCCTGTTCATCGATGAAATCCATACCGTTGTCGGTGCTGGTGCTTCTCAAGGAGCAATGGATGCGGGAAATTTGCTCAAACCAATGTTATCACGGGGTGAATTGCGCTGTATCGGTGCTACTACTCTGGATGAGTACCGCAAGTACATTGAAAAAGATGCAGCACTCGAAAGACGCTTCCAGCAGGTCTATGTTGACCAACCTAGTGTAGCTGATACTATCTCGATTCTACGAGGTCTTAAAGAACGGTATGAAGTTCACCACGGGGTTAAAATTGCCGATAGTGCTTTAGTGGCAGCAGCTACTTTGTCTACTCGGTATATTAGCGATCGCTTTTTACCAGACAAAGCCATTGACTTAATGGATGAAGCGGCAGCACGGCTAAAAATGGAAATTACTTCCAAGCCAGAAGAACTCGATGAAATTGACCGCAAAATTATCCAGCTGGAAATGGAACGGTTGTCTTTACAAAAAGAAACTGATCTCGCCTCCATCGAAAGACTGGAAAGACTGGAAAAAGAACTGGCTGATCTAAAAGAAGAACAGCGTACTTTGAATGCCCAGTGGCAATCAGAAAAAGATGTGATTGACCGGATTCAGGGGATTAAGGAAGAGATTGATCGAGTTAACGTAGAAATTCAACAAGCAGAACGGGATTATGACCTCAACCGAGCCGCTAAGTTAAAATACGGCAAGTTAGCCGAGTTGCAAAAATCCTTGGAAACTGTTGAGCAACAGCTAGCCGAGAACCAAACCAGTAGTAAATCCCTGCTGCGGGAAGAAGTTACAGAAGCTGACATTGCCGAAATTATTTCTAAGTGGACTGGAATTCCCATTAGTAAGCTGGTTGAGTCTCAGAAAGAGAAGCTACTACACCTGGAAGAAGAACTACACAAGCGGGTGATTGGCCAAGAGGAAGCCGTTACTGCTGTTGCCGATGCTATTCAGCGATCGCGTGCGGGATTAGCTGACCCCAATCGTCCCACCGCTAGCTTTATTTTCCTCGGTCCTACCGGTGTCGGTAAAACAGAATTGGCAAAAGCCTTAGCAGCCTATCTGTTTGACACTGAGGAGGCTATGGTGCGAATCGATATGTCCGAGTATATGGAAAAGCATACCGTTTCCCGACTGATTGGTGCTCCTCCAGGCTATGTGGGTTACGAAGAAGGAGGTCAGTTAACCGAATCCATCCGTAGACGTCCCTATGCGGTAATTCTATTTGACGAAATCGAAAAAGCACACCCGGATGTCTTTAATGTCATGCTGCAAATCCTTGATGATGGTCGAGTTACTGATGCTCAAGGGCATACCGTAGATTTCAAGAATAGCGTTATTATCATGACCAGCAATATTGGCTCCCAGTATATTCTGGATGTAGCTGGGGATGACTCCAAGTATGAGGAAATGCGGAGTCGGGTCATGGAAGCGATGCGCTCTAGTTTCCGTCCCGAATTCCTCAATCGGATTGATGA encodes:
- a CDS encoding rubredoxin-like domain-containing protein; the protein is MANEGEMLASTVNHQQWVCTVCGYNMIGEMPDVCPFCRARHDKFVTWDEAEQTYRVTPHQINNYVTQLISVPRLGMEHAAYRIETDSGAVWIDCPSAFNRDLEPVEAIYFTHKDFMGASNQYRDLWDAKVYLHVNDAEHPLVQQFPIDNKIYGDFTEHGIEAFYIGGHTPGFMIYVYDKVLFICDYAFPPGSSMQLNPFGPKDKTRKRASRILDILSERSLEVVCGFNFFTDFDSWREDFKHLLDTAR
- the clpB gene encoding ATP-dependent chaperone ClpB, with amino-acid sequence MQPSNPNQFTEKAWEAIAHTQDVAKAGRQQQIETEHLMKAMLDQDGLATSILNKAEVSVQGVREATESFIKKQPKVSGNSDSVYLGRSMNSLLDRAESYRKEYQDDYISIEHLILAYLKDDRFGKSLFQKFKLDENRLKLTIADIRGNQKVTDQNPEGKYQALEKYGRDLTEAAREGKLDPVIGRDDEIRRTIQILSRRTKNNPVLMGEPGVGKTAIAEGLAQRIIAGDVPQSLKDRQLIALDMGALIAGAKFRGEFEERLKAVLKEVTDSQGKIILFIDEIHTVVGAGASQGAMDAGNLLKPMLSRGELRCIGATTLDEYRKYIEKDAALERRFQQVYVDQPSVADTISILRGLKERYEVHHGVKIADSALVAAATLSTRYISDRFLPDKAIDLMDEAAARLKMEITSKPEELDEIDRKIIQLEMERLSLQKETDLASIERLERLEKELADLKEEQRTLNAQWQSEKDVIDRIQGIKEEIDRVNVEIQQAERDYDLNRAAKLKYGKLAELQKSLETVEQQLAENQTSSKSLLREEVTEADIAEIISKWTGIPISKLVESQKEKLLHLEEELHKRVIGQEEAVTAVADAIQRSRAGLADPNRPTASFIFLGPTGVGKTELAKALAAYLFDTEEAMVRIDMSEYMEKHTVSRLIGAPPGYVGYEEGGQLTESIRRRPYAVILFDEIEKAHPDVFNVMLQILDDGRVTDAQGHTVDFKNSVIIMTSNIGSQYILDVAGDDSKYEEMRSRVMEAMRSSFRPEFLNRIDEVIIFHTLQKHQLRNIVQLQTLRLEQRLADRKMSLKLSDAALDFLAELGYDPVFGARPLKRAIQRELETPIAKGILRSEFNDGDTIFVDVNNERLSFQRLPAQLLISESN